The following are encoded together in the Pygocentrus nattereri isolate fPygNat1 chromosome 3, fPygNat1.pri, whole genome shotgun sequence genome:
- the cebp1 gene encoding CCAAT/enhancer binding protein (C/EBP) 1 produces the protein MSVSHSSSSSLVFSSHNHTSSSAVNTLALTPDSTTSSPSSLAGHMPQMDGGPYSQLMGGQPRTTDNRSVEPMMGLAYLPYSSCLTASERAAQHGHIVQQDFSQFLLPPPPSTLRQPGQKRSLSKDSVEYRMRRERNNIAVRKSRDKARRRILLTQQRALQLEEENHRLQLTIEQLSHEVDTLRHYLSQRHLQTKVDDMGVGENC, from the exons ATGTCAGTCTCACACagctcttcttcctctctcgtCTTCTCATCCCACAATCACACCTCCTCCTCTGCGGTCAACACCTTGGCCTTGACTCCTGACTCAACCACATCGTCGCCCAGTTCTCTGGCTGGGCACATGCCTCAGATGGACGGAGGGCCATACAGTCAGTTAATGGGTGGTCAGCCCAGGACTACTGACAACAGGAGCGTGGAGCCGATGATGGGTTTGGCGTACTTGCCTTATTCGAGCTGTTTGACAGCCTCAGAGAGAGCAGCGCAGCACGGCCACATTGTGCAACAG GATTTTTCCCAGttccttcttcctcctcctccgtCCACACTCCGTCAGCCAGGTCAGAAAAGGAGCCTGAGTAAGGACAGTGTTGAGTACCGGATGCGGCGGGAGCGGAACAACATCGCCGTGAGGAAGAGCCGTGATAAAGCCCGCCGCCGCATCTTGCTGACCCAGCAAAGGGCTCTGCAGCTGGAGGAAGAAAACCACAGGCTACAGCTGACCATTGAACAGCTAAGCCATGAAGTGGACACTCTCAGACACTACCTTTCACAGCGCCACCTACAGACCAAAGTGGACGACATGGGAGTCGGCGAGAACTGTTGA